The DNA region TTGGATGCAACACCTTTTCGGTTTGCTGATGCTGTTCTGGGTGCAACCCGTACAGCTACACCCAGTGATATACTCGACTTGGCTAGTGAAAGACTCATGTTCCTGACATCCTTGGACCTATCCAAGATAGCTGATCTGTGCAACGACAAATTTTTCAAATGAGCAGGGAgtttctttcttcctcctcctgatAAATTCGGCTCCTCTTCAGAAGGATTTTTGTGTCCATACTTGCAAAAATCATGGCATGAGCCTCTAGAAGCTCTGAGATAATTTGGCATGGTCTTCTCATGCTTTTTTGACTCTGGAGGTGAAGCTGAACTTGTAGGTGTGGTGCTATCAGGTGAACTCTTTTCCAAAGCTTTGGACATTAAGGTCTTCCAGAAGCTGAGAGGGTGCTGTTGCaataaagaaaatgtgtcatTTCTAGAGATTTGCACGACCAGAAACTAAGAATTCACATAATTAAAATAAGAGCTGAAATTTTACTTGAGCAACACGTAATTGTACTAGTTCCAACTATCTTTAAAAAATCACAGAAATTGAGCTAGACCAATTTCCTGCTACTGTTTCATTAGATAACTGAACATTGAGTgcaggatttgcaccacgagatCTTAACTATTCAAACCAACAAAAAGGAATCCTTGTCTCTTTGATACTTTGCCAGTTTGAACAGCTTGAATGGAAATTATTTGAAACCATATGAAAAATAATTAAATGGATTAGAGAAGATACTGGCACATCAGAAGCATACCTCCTAAAAGCAGGTTCCTGCAGTCGTTCTCCTCAATCAGCAATCGTTAAAGAGTGCATTCAAATTCCATGATGAGTAGGTGGCCTGAATTCGAAAGGAAACAAGGTCATCAAGATAGCATATTTCATAGCCCATCACTCATACATTAATTAAATATTTTTGAAATGTGCCCATCATGACCAGTTTGCTTATAGCCAATAAAGTGCCCATCACCAATATATTACAGAATTTCTATATGAAGTAGGAGAAGGGGGAGGAGATGAACACAAAGATCTTGACGAGCGTCTGGATGAAAGCAATGGAGCAGCCAGAATGTGACAGAACACCAAATAAGAATTCAACTGTACATGTCTAAAACTAGCATACGAGAAGGCACAACGGGTAACCATTTCAAAACCGAGCTGTCTCTATCATACTTGATACGGTACAAAATCCGAATACTAGAGAATACTTATCATTATCAATCTACAAGGCCGCAACTGAAAAGATGTCCAAGTCAGGAATTATTTATCTCACAGTACCTTGAACTACTCTCCAAGAGAAGAGGAGATTTGGTCACTCGACTTTTTTTTTCGAAATGTACTCAACTATTAGGCCAAAAGAAAATAATAGGAAGAAATCAGTCTGaggggctgtttggatccaaatctTTAGCCTTTGGTTTAAAGCTGAACCAATCCCTACCTATACTGGCGACATCTTTTCAGATACTTCATCCAACTAACCGATCTTTAAACAGAAGCAAATTTTTCCTAGCCAAGCTGTCTTAAAAAACACTACTCCACAATTAGTCTTTCCAGCTCGAGGCTGCAAGGACTGATAAGTAAAGCGCGAGATGCCAACCAAAACCCCCTACGGAAATTTACGTTAAAAAAATCACGGAAACAAGTGGACCAACGACATTAATCTAAAAAGCGGTACCTTGACCATGGTAATACATCGAACTTGAAAAGTAATCGCTAACCGGAGGAAGTGAAGAAAGGACCAAATCATATTTTTAACGCGTATTACACCAAGCAGAATCATTGTTCAAGTTACATAAACATAATCAGAGACTTCTGCATCAGGCCATGAGCCAGCGCAATTGCGAGGGAAACAAGCCGAAATGGAGGCGGAAAAAATTGAAGAAACCGCAGGACGCAATGACTTGACATCGAAACTTCAATCTTTCTTCGTCAAATTTTACTCTTCGTAAACAAAGAATTGCCACAGAATCGATCGGAGCGGCGGCCAACGCACGCATTTGTGCCCACCTAGTCAACCCCAGGAACCAAGCCGCATCGCAGAACGCCAAGAAACCAGACGAATCAAAAGCGATCGCACAAACCTAGACCAAGACGGCAAAACCCCACCGGACCGGAGCAAGGCAAGGCAAGATCATACCTTTGAAGATGGCAGAGGCCCCCGGCGGAGCCTGCCGCCCTCGCGACCGCAGAGGGCAACCGaagcggcgacggcggtggaggaagagaggcggtggcggcgaggcGACGCGGCTTGCTGGGCAGGTAGGCAGGCAGCTGGCCAGCGGCCACGGCCACCCTTCCTTTTCTTCTGGAGGggacaggggaggggaggggagggaagTCGTGCGCGCAACTAAAGAAGAAGGCGTAAACCCAACccaaggagcggcggcggccgattCTTTCGTTTCAGCTTTCCGCGTCCTGGCAGCGTTGCTTCGTTTCCTTTCCTAACGCCTGGCTGTTGCAGCTATCTTTGCTGAGCTGACCCTGCCGCTGAGCATTTGCATTTGCTTTGCCAAATTTCCTGCGAGAGCAATTTAATTTTTACCGTCATCGTACCATAAGTGAAATTACGCTTTGCTAAAATTCCATCGAGTGTGTAAGAATGACATAGGACTTGCTCCAGCTACCGTTGACATAGCTCGATGGACAATGGTAGCGTTTGAGAATAGTTCTCTGGCATTAACTCCACACGGTACTACAGTGCGATATTTTTATTTCTCAATTGAACTTACAAGTTCTCTACTCTCCGGACAATTCGACTTACAGAAGATTAATCTCCAGCCCGGCTAGCAAGACCACTAAACTGATGATTTGCTAGAACTAGTCTATAAACAATATAGTACTCTTTTCCGTCCTCATGTATACGACGTGCACGTACGACCTGCCAAACATGGCGTACGTACAGCATCCCATCCCACCGGCCATCGCCAGTAATAATGCGCAGCGCAGCACGTACGCCGCGTCGATCATCCATTCCCCCGCCCGTGCAAAccgcgaggcgaggcgaggccgCGAGAGATCTGCGCCGGCAAGGCAGCAACCAGCAGCTGCTAGACGGCCGGCGAGCAGGAAACAGCGGGCAGGCGGTGGCGGAGCACGCCACGCGTGCGTCCGTTCGCGTCGCGCGCTCCCGCGCACCGGTCGATCGACGGCGCGCTCCGTGACGGATCCCGGCCGGTCGGCGGACGAGGAGCGGGAGCGGGAGATGACGCCAAGCGAACGGGTACTAGTTCGTGCCCATGCTTGGTGCCAATTCAGATAGACGGCATGGGCGCGCGTTTGCTGCCTCCGATCCGCGCTGATCCCGACTTCCCGAGCAGTAGGTGCGCGGGCACTGAAGGATGAGGCAACCAACTAAGGCTGAGACATCCCGACCAGCACGTACGGGCGCGATCTGATCTCGCGTGCGTCGATCTCCACCCTTCGTGATCGCGTTCTCCAGAGACTCAAAGCAGTGCGAGTTACACGACCAAGATGCATGATCGGTCAGACGGCCACATCCCCTCTTTTCAGTGCAGGAAGGGTCTGGAATTTCGGCCAGTAGCGCAACAGCTTCCCCAGCTTGAATCAATGTGACCCTGCATCTTTTTAGCTGTCTTCGCAGCTCAAAATTATCTGCACAGGTATGGTAGGAAAAAGAATGCATGCTAGTACTGTGGATTGTGTAACGGAGAAAGGGGAAAGGAGTCGATGTTCAGTCCGGCCAGCCGGCCTGCCGAAAGCACGCACTTAACAATACAATATCGTCAGGTCGGTCATCTATAGTACCACCGCTGATGGTAGATCAAATGATTAGTTGGGCCAGGGTTGATCAGCATCTTGATTACGGCGTAAGTGTAGCTTTGATCGCAATTTATCATTTAATACGAACGACGCCTAATTAGTTGGGTCATTTAATCGCGGCACCGCCGCATCAAACAAAACAAAACGCACGCATGCTTTGAGGCCAAGCAAGGGAGGAAAAGGAGAGCGGCAGACATGGAGAAGAATGATGACCGCGCTCTGATCTattctcttttcttcctccccGTTTCGTCTTTTTATTTGGTTGGTGAATCATTGCTGCTCCATTTCGCTAGATCATGGGAGCATTATGAGATCTGCGGAGTTTTGCATTAGGGCACTGGATCTGGCATTCTGGATGCCTGCCGACGCCACCAAAATATAGGTTTTCGCTTTCCAAAGGCGCCCGAGGCTGAGGCTACCTTGTTCCTCCCATGTCCCGACACTATGCGCAGCTGTGCCCTCAGCCCTGTCCGGACAGCCGACTTCTTGCTACAGGTTTTGACAGCACAAAAAAGAATTAGGGAATGTACTGGCTGAAGAAGCGAAGAACCGCCCAAGGCtgagggtgcgttcgtttcctagattctaaaatttagaggggtcacatcaaagagaatcttgtcatttagaagtattaaataaagtctaattacaaaactaattgcagaactctagggctaattcgcgagacgaatctaatgaggtatattagtccatgattagcagATAATTACTATAGCATCACTGTggtaaattatgaattaattaggctcattaaatttgtctcgcgaattagcacccagctgtgaaaaagttttgtaaacagattttatttaatacttctaaatagtaagattctttttgatgtgataggtctaaagtttagagggtaggaaacgaacaggccctGAGCCTAACTTGTCCCTCCCAACACTATTCAGCAttcgccgccccctcccccccccccgggggGTCCATTGCTCGGCCGGAAAATCTGACTCGACCTGTCTTCTCTCTGCCACAGAATTAAGCAGCACGAGCTACAGTGACTAGCTAGCATGCATCCTTTGGCCTTGCCGATCAATCACCACAGGTAGTAGGTAGTTAGACTGTCTCCAGTGGGCAACTGTAAAGCGTTCGGTactcgatatatatatatagaggaagattccgttctctattgctccagcagcgttctctaaatgatcctctaaaatagagaacgctacaggtttcctctatatatagagattctctctcctcctctctattttttctttaagtttcaaacactgaattaaataaaaataaaatatgtccatagcgtttgaggtatgataaatacgtacgtacaaaaatttggaacaaaatacgtttctaatatagggtttaatgtatagagaacgagatttagagaacgttgttggagagaaatgagatatagaggagagaatcttgtagagaattctgtaaatgaaggatatagaggatgggatttggaggatatcgctggagacagccttagGAAGTTGAGTTTCCCGGATCCCGGTCACTGATTGGAACCTTGAGGGCTTGTTCGGCTGCAGGGGTATAATACCCAAGGGGAACTAATCCAGACAGGGATTGGGTGGATCCCCATGGTATCACCCAATTCATGTGGGGGTTTAATCCCCTTATATCCATAATCCCTTGCATTGTTCGGttgggcaggggttaatatagGGGATACAAAGTGTGTACATATGCAGCACCAGCAGATCAAGGGAGATGCGGCAGAAATGGTGTCAATTATAAAAAGCAAAGTGGTCAAACACCTTGACACAATTATGATCAGGGTTACCCATGACACTAGATTCGGTTCTATCACAGCTACAGATCCACAACATCTAACATGAATATGATAAGGTCACCGAGGATATGAAGATAACAGACTTGTATGGTACAGCTCCACACACAACATTCCCATCATTTCAAGAAGTCCTAGCGATGGATTTCACGTTCAGCTTCTTCAGGTTTGTGTAGGACTGATTGCGACCAACAAAGATGACTACCTCCAGATATGTACACCATGGAAAGAGCTGCTCCAACCTGCATGGTTTTTAATATTGTATTAGGGTAAATTCATAACAGACAAAAGCCACAAAAGACTAACAATTTTATACATGCAGTAGGAAAAGAAATTGACATAAAAAATTCTAGTATCAGACTTTCTAGTATGGTGCATGCTCTGTCTCCAAACGAACCAACCAATCAAACATAACATATATGCTTACAACTGTGTGTCTACACCGAACTCATCTACTGAAGTATTTATCCAAGCCACACAACATGATTCAACCCCATCATTGCACATGCACATGGGGGCACTTAATTCTACAAGTCAGTTGCATGCAAGCGATTTGATTGTAGTGCAATAAGCGGGGTTGTTAGTTTCAAAAACAATGGAGGAACAATTAGAATTCTATCCAAGACAAAAGAAAGATAGAAAAAAATGTACACCCAACACTCCAAGACCCAACTCTACTCAATCAATAACTCTACTCAATCAGTAACAAGCTCATCCATAATGCTACTGGTAATATTCTAAAGCGCTAATTGATCCAAAAAGCTACTAGTATTTTACAACTATTAGTAATATACAGCAATAATATTATCTTTGAGAATGATATCAGTTCCCAACCGCAAGATAGATCAACTAAGTATGCAACAAAACCAGATAACTCTAGGGAAAATATGGAAGACATATTGAGCAATGACTTGCAAGATGACCAAATTATCCTTGCTTCAGAATACTGTAGAATGAAAGTCGAATGGATTGGCAAATTGGAAGGCTATCTAGTTCAAGATTAAATTACTGGTCCGTCCTGAAAAATCAAGAGCTGATGGGAGAATAAGTGAAGTAGCTATTAGCCGCAGAACTTTCTGCTCCTGTTTGACAAAAATACAATGTAGTCCCCCTGGTTGATCACCTGAGAAAAACAAATACAACAATACAGCTAACTACTAGACTCTGAACTCCGACAATCTATACATACAAACTCTTGATTTCATATGTTTCTTGACCAAATAAGATTTGAAGAACTGCACACAATGCTGAACAGCTGACTTAGACTAGACTTTGGGCAAGTGCATGCAATGGATGCAGATACATGCATGACATTGTTGTATTCAGTCTTTGCTATCCACATAAAGTCCATTTTATATGGATAGCATAGACTAATCAATTTTAAGGCTGCTGAATGCAGAAGATCACAAACTAATTTTACGCATGAAGTCCATGGCCATTTATTTTGAAGTCGGATGTAATGCAGCAGCTTGTTCCTAAAATACAGCATGTGTATGAGTCTCTTCTTATACATTGACAATCAGCAGCTTGCGATGCTCCTGATGGTGAATTCGATGTCTCAATATTTGGATATCACAAACATGCTGTTTGAGTTCTTGATTCTTCTAATTGATAACTATAATGGGAGGAGGAAGGAGGCAATTGCTCGTTCTATGAGGAGTGCGTTTGGGGTGCTGGTGAAGAAACAATGGACTCGTCGTTGGAGGATGGGCAGGATTCAGATTGCCTACAGACCTACATTAGTTTCTACCGAGCAACCCAATCAGGACACAGATCCAagaatctcaaagaaactcTAGGACACGGAGAGGAAAGGGAAAGCAATAGATCGATGAGATATTTACCAGCAAAAATGTAGGTACCGGAGGGGGCAACTGCTAGAGGGGAGGCCGCCGCATCGACGCCATCGTCGACGCCTCTGAgtcgcaccgccgccgcagcttGTTGCCAGCgaacccgccgccgcagcgacGTGAAAATCCGTTCCACACCTTGGCACTCGTGGGTGGAATCCCGGGCCGGGGTGAAGGGATTTTGCCGGGATTTCCATGGATTGCAACCTCGAGAGGATTGACCGAACGCGAGTTTTATTGTGGGCTGGGGTATAATCCGCTCCTAGTTAATCCACGGGGGTTGGACCCTGACCCCGGCCGTTCCCGGCCCAACCGAACATGGCCTGAAGGGGGGAATGGAAATGAACAATCTATAATAAAAAAGAAATACTTCATCTGTTTCAAAATATAGATCATTTTAGCTATTTTAGCTTTTTTAAATTTATAGTGCTTGTTATGTATCaagatatattatatatctaaaTGTATAATAAAATCTTTAATCCACCGAGCTATATTTTTAAAACAGAAGGAGTATATACATAAATGATGTACCATCGACCAGAGCACAGCGCAATAAGAATTCAGTCGGACAGCCAATTCAAGCAGCGAATTGATGGACCAAGACTTCCTGCTCCTGGACGGAAGGAACAGCTAAgcgatcattcctcaaggtgtCAGACGGGCCTTTTGATCCGGATGCACGTTAATTGCTGGCCAGGTCATGTAGCAGAACGCGAGGCAACGGCACGGTCTTGTACATCGCGTGGTTGCACGGGAGTGGGACTGCTAGGTGGTGGGAGATCAGGCAACGTCTTCCCGGGCACACATTTCAGCAGCCGTCCATTTCCACTTTATGATTGGTGCGGTACGTGTTGAGACAGAGTGACACGGTCTGGGGTTTGGGTTCCTATTTGTTCTAAACCTACTTCCTCCGTTCAGAAAACAAAGTTAATCTTAAAAAACTCTAGGACAAACTAATAAAAAGATTAGAAAACTATATTTACTTCTATTTATTACCTATATTTGGTACTTAATTGATTTGTGCATGCACATGCACTTTCAGAGTAAGATAATTTATTTTTTAGGATAAATTTTAAATCCTAGGATGATTTATTTTTTTCTGACTGAGGGAGTAGTTAATAACTTGTCTCTCTTGACCAGATGTGTGCGTTTGAACTATGTAAAATCTTAGACCCCAAATGCTCGCCTACCGAACGTATTCGATTTCTTATGCACCGCGTAGCAACGCGCCCGGCGCTCCGCGGCGCGCAGCGCGCCATCCTTGTCGTACCGGAGGCGGAACGTGGTGGCTAAGAGCAGGCAGTCCTCGTCGAGCATGTCCCCGGGCACGCCTCTCCTGTTCCGGTACTCCACCAGGCAGAACCTGCCGTTCCCCATGTTCGCGAGCTCGATGTCTACGCTGTCCCTGCGGGCCACCTTCTCCTCCGCGAGCTtccacgacggcggcggccgctcCGCCGTAATATGGTCCTCGTCGTCGCCTTCGCCGGCGGGAGACACGACGTCGCAGGAGCAGACGAGCACGGGGGACGCGGCGCCCCTGCAGAGACCCACCCATGCGTCCACCTCGGCGTCGTAGTGCGCCTGGCCCTCGAACGGCAGCATCCAGTCCCCGTGCCACGCCCACCGCCGGGCCCCGGCGTCGAACGAAAAGGTgcccctgccgcgcgccgagAAGAACACCGTGCGCCCGTCCGGATGCGTGGTGTggcaggcggtggcggtggcggtggcccTCCCGGGTGTCGAACAGCGCGTCGCGGAGGGTGCTCCACGCCCACCCGCGCGCGCCGCGCGGGGCCCGCACCTTGAAGTGGTCCCGGCCGAAGCCCCTGTCCAGCGCGTACAGCCTGTCGCCGGCGGCCACGAGCTCGGGGCGGTTCCGCAGCTCGGCGGGGGTGAACGGTCCGACGGTCAGGCGCCCCGTCGCCGTATCGCAGACGACCACGGGGGCGTCGTTGTCCTCCTCGTTGTAGCGCATGGCGAAGATCATGCTGCCAGCCGCGGCGAAAAGCGCACAGTAGCGGGGGTCGTCGACGGGGATCTCAAGGCGGAAGATCGGTGGGCCCGGGAGGCGTTCGGCGCGCAGGTCCAAGTCGGGGTTGCCGTCGAACCCGTCCACGTCGAGCTTGTAGATGCTACAGCCCTTGGACCAGTCGTCCAGCACGACGCAGAGATGCCGCTGCGGCGGGCACCGTGGGCATGGACGCCTGGATCTGCCGTCGCCGTCCTCATCCGTGGTCTCCGGGCTGCGCCGCTTCGGCATGGCTTCGCCCTGGCCTGTTCCGCGCGAACTCTTCGCGTGAAAAATAGCTGCAATCACGGACGCGCGCGACTCTCCCCACAGGAAGAATCTTCGCAAAATATAGGGCTGTCTCCTTGACCAACACGGATTTGCATTTTGCAATTGCGATCTAATTAAGGTCGGTGCTCCACAAAAACAAAGGTCGGTGCCAATTCCTGCGTGTATCCTATCTCTATCTGATCTGACTAGAAATAACGTAGGACTATCCTTTGgttggtacgcttcagccatcgATACAAAATGCAACTAGAGCTAGCAGATTCCTGAATTGCTCGTGTAACTTCACATCAGTTTACAGGCTTGTAACTTACAGAGAAAAGGACAATTCAAAATTCATGGAACACGTTCAAGCAGAACAAACACATCTAGAACCACAAATAAAAATGTTGCCGATCATTTTTAATAAATAGATACAGTTACATCAGAATAAGGGGCCACAGAAGGCCAGAAAAGAAAGGACATGAAATCAGAAGAAACTATACAGGGTCCACGTAGGCATGTCGCCATGGAATACCATATATGACATATCATGTACCAGGGATCTATGATTGTGCTGTCGAAATTAAGCGAAGATCTCTCTGACAAGCCAGTCCAAGCTGGGATAAGCGAAGTAGAGGATCAAAAACGATGGCAGCGCAAACAAAAACGTCACAAGGACATACAGGACCAGAACAGCGGCACTTGCAGGGACAGCATAAAGGACTATCAGCAGGAAGATTATCACAAGTGGAAACTTGGCTGTCAGCTGCATGAAGCACACCATGAGCTTTTGGAGGGACGCACTGATGTTGTCAGTGTGGAAAATGTTACGGATGAAGTTTGTATCTCTACCAGAAGAGCTCTCTGCTCGGATAACAGCATTTCTTCGGTGGTGATGACTGGAACTTGGGCCAGCACTGGAATGCCATGAGGAATGATGTTCATTGTGATTAGTGGAATGGAACTTTGCTCTCTCACCATTCATGCTCTCAACCATCCAGAGCAGAAAGTAGTTCTTGCGTGGGAACCTGAGGTTGCCTTTGTACACCAGCCGGAAAGACAACAGATTGCACCAGGGGCATGAGATGAACAGTGGCAGCTGGATAGGAAGGGAAGGAAACTTGACAACAGCCCAGTGAAGACCAAGGATACAGTTCTTGCACATTGTGTGGCCACACCACATGACATAGGGAACATTCTCCACAAGGTTGAAGGATTCCCAGCATATTGGACAATCAAGGCCTTCCTCTCTGCTTGTACATGAAGAAACTTCATCATCAGAACAGTCTGGATTGGATGTGCTGCATTTTGTGGGCTGCACCTTTTTCTTTAAGCTTCCAGCTATGGCATTTGATGCAAAACTCCACATGGTGCCCTCACAAAACAAACCTGACAAAACAATGTTGAGTACTTGCCTTAAGAGATAAAAATATAATTTGCTCCAGTATGGTTGACCATAAAATCCACAATAAATGATGTGTAAGACAAATTTCAGGTGCAAACTCAAG from Panicum hallii strain FIL2 chromosome 9, PHallii_v3.1, whole genome shotgun sequence includes:
- the LOC112877532 gene encoding uncharacterized protein LOC112877532, with product MWSFASNAIAGSLKKKVQPTKCSTSNPDCSDDEVSSCTSREEGLDCPICWESFNLVENVPYVMWCGHTMCKNCILGLHWAVVKFPSLPIQLPLFISCPWCNLLSFRLVYKGNLRFPRKNYFLLWMVESMNGERAKFHSTNHNEHHSSWHSSAGPSSSHHHRRNAVIRAESSSGRDTNFIRNIFHTDNISASLQKLMVCFMQLTAKFPLVIIFLLIVLYAVPASAAVLVLYVLVTFLFALPSFLILYFAYPSLDWLVREIFA